Proteins encoded in a region of the Quercus lobata isolate SW786 chromosome 8, ValleyOak3.0 Primary Assembly, whole genome shotgun sequence genome:
- the LOC115954552 gene encoding aconitate hydratase, cytoplasmic: protein MYISASSSSSSALSSILRARSRLFAPSSYLSRTLAAPSSSSPPPVSGYRSLSFSSAVRSLRCSVPRWSHGVDWRSPIGLRSQIRAVAPVIEQFQRKIATMASEHPFKAHLTSLPKPGGGEFGKFYSLPSFNDPRIEKLPYSIRILLESAIRNCDNFQVKKEDVEKIIDWENTSPNQVEIPFKPARVLLQDFTGVPAVVDLACMRDAMNKLGSDSNKINPLVPVDLVIDHSVQVDVARSENAVQANMDLEFQRNKERFAFLKWGSTAFRNMLVVPPGSGIVHQVNLEYLGRVVFNTEGLLYPDSVVGTDSHTTMIDGLGVAGWGVGGIEAEAAMLGQPMSMVLPGVVGFKLSGKLHDGVTATDLVLTVTQMLRKHGVVGKFVEFYGEGMGKLSLADRATIANMSPEYGATMGFFPVDHVTLQYLKLTGRSDETVEMIEAYLRANKLFVDYNEPQLERVYSSYLQLDLADVEPCMSGPKRPHDRVPLKEMKSDWHACLDNKVGFKGFAIPKEEQEKVAKFSFQGQPAELKHGSVVIAAITSCTNTSNPSVMLGAGLVAKKASELGLQVKPWVKTSLAPGSGVVTKYLLQSGLQKYLNQQGFNIVGYGCTTCIGNSGDLDESVAAAITENDVVAAAVLSGNRNFEGRVHPLTRANYLASPPLVVAYALAGTVDIDFNKEPIGTGKDGKSIYFRDIWPTAEEIAEVVQSSVLPSMFKSTYEAITKGNPIWNDLSVPTATLYSWDPNSTYIHEPPYFKNMTLDPPGVHGVKDAYCLLNFGDSITTDHISPAGSIHKDSPAAKYLIERGVGRKDFNSYGSRRGNDEVMARGTFANIRIVNKLLNGEVGPKTVHVPTGEKLSVFDAAMRYKTAGQDTIILAGAEYGSGSSRDWAAKGPMLLGVKAVIAKSFERIHRSNLVGMGIVPLCFKAGEDADTLGLTGHERYTIDLPNNVSDIRPGQDVTVTTDSGKSFTCIARFDTEVELAYFNHGGILPYVIRNLTKQ from the exons ATGTATATAAGCGCATCCTCATCGTCCTCCTCTGCGCTCTCTTCTATTCTCAGAGCAAGGTCCAGGCTTTTCGCTCCTTCTTCGTATCTTTCTAGAACCCTCGctgctccttcttcttcttctcctcctcctgtCTCCGGTTACCGATCTCTCAGCTTCTCCTCCGCGGTTCGATCTCTCCGGTGCTCCGTCCCTCGCTGGAGCCACGGTGTCGATTGGCGATCTCCGATCGGTCTCCGCTCTCAGATCAGAGCCGTCGCTCCCGTCATCGAACAATTCCAGAGGAAGATCGCCACTATGG CATCTGAACATCCTTTCAAGGCACACTTGACAAGTCTTCCCAAGCCAGGAGGCGGCGAGTTTGGAAAGTTCTACAGCCTCCCGTCTTTCAATGATCCGAGGAttg AGAAGTTGCCGTACTCTATCAGAATCCTTCTTGAGTCTGCAATTCGAAATTGCGACAACTTCCAAGTCAAGAAGGAAGATGTTGAGAAAATTATTGATTGGGAGAACACTTCTCCGAATCAAGTTGAAATTCCTTTCAAGCCCGCTCGTGTTCTCTTGCAG GACTTTACTGGAGTTCCTGCTGTGGTTGACCTTGCTTGTATGCGTGATGCCATGAACAAACTTGGCAGCGATTCTAACAAGATCAATCCTTTG GTTCCTGTTGATCTTGTAATTGATCATTCAGTACAGGTTGATGTTGCAAGGTCTGAAAATGCAGTGCAGGCCAATATGGACCTTGAATTCCAGAGAAACAAGGAGAGATTTGCTTTTCTTAAATGGGGGTCTACTGCTTTCCGCAACATGCTTGTTGTACCTCCTGGTTCTGGTATTGTGCATCAG GTTAATCTTGAATACCTTGGACGGGTTGTGTTCAACACTGAGGGCCTACTCTATCCTGATAGTGTGGTTGGAACTGATTCCCATACAACCATGATTGATGGGTTAGGAGTTGCTGGCTGGGGAGTTGGAGGTATTGAAGCAGAAGCAGCAATGCTTGGCCAG CCCATGAGCATGGTGTTGCCTGGTGttgttgggttcaagttatctGGAAAATTGCACGATGGTGTTACTGCTACTGACTTGGTTTTAACTGTGACACAAATGCTGAGGAAGCATGGTGTTGTTGGCAAATTTGTTGAGTTCTATG GGGAAGGCATGGGTAAGTTGTCACTAGCTGACAGGGCCACTATTGCCAACATGTCTCCTGAATATGGTGCAACCATGGGGTTCTTCCCTGTAGACCATGTCACTTTACAGTATCTCAAATTAACTGGAAGAAGTGATGAGACG GTGGAAATGATAGAAGCATATCTCCGGGCAAACAAACTGTTTGTTGACTACAATGAG CCTCAACTAGAAAGAGTATACTCCTCTTATCTACAACTGGATCTTGCGGATGTTGAACCTTGTATGTCAGGACCAAAGAG ACCTCATGATCGAGTGCCTTTGAAAGAAATGAAGTCTGACTGGCATGCTTGTCTTGATAACAAAGTTGGATTCAAG GGGTTTGCTATACcaaaagaagaacaagagaaagtggcaaaattttcattccaagGACAGCCAGCAGAGCTTAAGCATGGTAGTGTTGTAATTGCTGCAATCACAAGCTGCACCAATACATCAAACCCTAGCGTCATGCTTGGGGCAGGTCTTGTTGCAAAAAAGGCTTCTGAGCTTGGTTTGCAG GTCAAACCGTGGGTGAAAACAAGTCTTGCACCAGGCTCTGGAGTTGTTACAAAATATTTACTCCAGAG TGGactacaaaaatatttaaaccaACAGGGCTTCAATATTGTTGGATATGGCTGCACAACATGTATTGGGAATTCAGGGGACTTAGATGAATCAGTTGCTGCTGCCATTACAGAAAATG ACGTAGTAGCAGCTGCTGTGCTTTCTGGGAACCGGAATTTTGAGGGTCGTGTTCATCCGTTGACAAGAGCTAACTACCTTGCCTCGCCTCCTTTAGTGGTCGCCTATGCCCTTGCTGGCACG GTTGACATTGACTTTAATAAGGAGCCAATTGGCACAGGGAAGGATGGTAAGAGCATCTATTTTAGGGATATCTGGCCGACTGCAGAAGAAATTGCTGAG GTTGTTCAATCCAGTGTGTTGCCTTCTATGTTCAAAAGTACTTATGAGGCAATTACAAAAGGCAATCCCATATGGAATGACCTATCGGTTCCAACTGCCACCTTGTATTCATGGGACCCCAACTCAACCTACATTCACGAGCCTCCATACTTCAAAAACATGACCCTTGATCCTCCTGGAGTCCATGGGGTGAAGGATGCTTACTGCCTGCTGAACTTTGGCGACAGTATTACAACAGATCACATTTCCCCAGCAGGAAGCATTCACAAGGACAGTCCTGCTGCAAAATACCTTATTGAGCGTGGGGTGGGTCGCAAAGACTTCAATTCCTATGGAAGTCGCCGTGGCAATGATGAAGTGATGGCAAGGGGAACATTTGCCAATATCCGCATAGTTAACAAGCTCTTGAACGGAGAAGTGGGCCCAAAAACAGTTCATGTTCCTACTGGAGAGAAACTCTCTGTTTTTGATGCAGCAATG AGGTATAAGACTGCTGGACAGGATACCATTATACTGGCTGGTGCTGAGTATGGGAGCGGAAGCTCCAGGGATTGGGCTGCCAAGGGTCCAATGTTATTG GGAGTGAAAGCAGTGATTGCCAAAAGCTTTGAGAGAATTCATCGCAGTAATTTGGTGGGAATGGGTATTGTTCCACTTTGTTTCAAGGCTGGTGAGGATGCAGATACACTTGGATTGACTGGTCACGAACGTTACACCATTGATCTTCCTAACAATGTTAGCGATATAAGGCCAGGCCAAGATGTAACTGTCACAACTGACTCTGGAAAATCTTTCACCTGCATCGCCCGCTTTGACACTGAG GTGGAATTGGCTTATTTCAATCATGGAGGCATACTTCCATATGTTATACGGAATTTGACCAAGCAATAG
- the LOC115957748 gene encoding uncharacterized protein LOC115957748, producing MCFLHPSLSLNTQGHICFALSLSLCLSLFVSFICIMGNCLSNKSLAQEEEVPKEAEVVEQTKPSTASKLEPVKLVDGGHKKKKKVVRFKLEEDDTNVGTSSEGDSRSGVVRIRVVVTQKELKQILDCKEGLKYSSVEQLVNALNLRGRKISEVRTSDEDEGINSNWRPALESIPEDH from the coding sequence ATGTGCTTTCTCCACCCTTCTCTTTCTTTAAATACACAAGGACATATTTGCTttgccctctctctctctctctgtctctctctctttgtttctttcatcTGTATCATGGGAAATTGCTTAAGTAATAAGAGCTTAGCACAAGAAGAAGAGGTGCCAAAGGAAGCAGAAGTGGTTGAACAAACAAAGCCGTCTACAGCATCCAAGTTAGAGCCAGTGAAGCTTGTTGATGGGGGtcacaagaagaagaagaaggtggtaAGGTTCAAGCTCGAAGAAGATGATACTAATGTCGGTACAAGCAGTGAAGGTGATTCTAGAAGTGGGGTTGTGAGGATTAGAGTGGTGGTGACCCAGAAAGAGTTGAAACAAATTTTGGATTGTAAGGAAGGCTTAAAGTATTCTTCTGTGGAGCAATTGGTAAATGCATTGAACTTGAGAGGAAGGAAGATTTCTGAAGTTAGAACAAGTGATGAAGATGAAGGCATAAATAGCAATTGGAGGCCAGCTTTGGAGAGCATTCCAGAGGACCATTGA